One segment of Carya illinoinensis cultivar Pawnee chromosome 1, C.illinoinensisPawnee_v1, whole genome shotgun sequence DNA contains the following:
- the LOC122279451 gene encoding putative receptor-like protein kinase At4g00960, with translation MDFPIFTSAQSYVYVEFAYPIKRTNLDCEKCWKIIIGISRGLLYLHEDSRLPILLKTSNLLDSEMNPKISDFSIAKTSIKLKTIRVESWGPMGIWLQSPEYVLHGQFSVKFDVFNFGVLVLEIAWKNWRDGTTSNVVDPTILNGGGTSEIMIRRIHIGLLCVQDNVANRPTMAAAVLMLNTS, from the exons ATGGACTTCCCCATATTTACTTCGGCTCAGTCTtacgtttatgttgaatttgcATATCCAATCAAACGTACTAATTTGGATTGTGAGAAGTGCTGGAAAATAATTATAGGCATTTCTCGAGGGCTTCTTTACCTTCATGAAGATTCTCGACTTCCTATTCTTCTCAAAACTAGTAACCTCTTAGATTCAGAGATGAACCCAAAAATTTCAGATTTCAGTATAGCAAAAACCTCGATCAAACTGAAGACAATACGAGTAGAATCATGGGGACCTA TGGGCATATGGCTCCAGAGTCCAGAGTATGTACTGCATGGACAATTCTCAGTGAAGTttgatgtttttaattttggtgtcTTAGTTCTAGAGATA GCATGGAAAAATTGGAGGGACGGAACAACTTCAAATGTTGTAGATCCAACAATATTGAATGGGGGTGGAACATCTGAAATAATGATCAGACGCATTCACATTGGACTATTGTGTGTTCAAGACAATGTAGCTAACAGGCCAACCATGGCCGCTGCTGTACTTATGCTTAACACTTCATAA